Proteins from one Amycolatopsis benzoatilytica AK 16/65 genomic window:
- a CDS encoding BTAD domain-containing putative transcriptional regulator, translating to MSSLQFVDLPITLPGRAHGSLRVRARDGYGGFVRFGILGPLAVFSGDGQPVRVPEAKVRTLLADLLVHEGRPVSADRLADDLWGERLPGNPVNTLQTKVSQLRRALERAEPGSGALVAHQAPGYVLRAAPDDVDATRFRALTVRAETADPRLKAALLTDALALWRGPALAEFADEPFAQPVIQRLEEDRLVARENLAEARLALGEHAALTAELADLVQQHPLREGLRALQLRALYAAGRQSEALASYEELRRRLGDELGLDPGPELTALHRSILAQDPALAAPAAGAQLPVPLTELVGRTTAVRSVRALVGESRLVTLTGPGGVGKTRLALETAHQLDGEFAAGAWLVELTGMDRNDCALNQCPPLDWVAEAVAATLGVWDGGSADPVERLAESLRGKEILVVLDNCEQLIEPVADLVARLLRAAPGLRVLATSREPLGLAGETQFPVPPLDHDSAAQLFAARVADTGATVDSADDDAVAEICRKLDGLPLALELAATRVRALGVPELLRRLDDRFRLLDITRRGVPARQQTLRAMIDWSWELLTEPERLVLQRLSVHTEDCALDAAEAVCAGDGVEELEVLGLLAKLVDRSLVVPAPGPRYRLLESVAVYGLERLREAGEAERVRRRHAEYYVELAGRADPQLRGRDQRHWLQRFDADTPNLRAAAENLAGWRNVDDALRLANRTAWYRFLRGRMAEAMRSLRVALSLPGGDPALRIEAEATLSAFGILAGDRPDWRPVAEQPMSARAKWLIGYALSTVADLAGAEPLTVAALAAFEAADDRWGIAVAAADRASQVLSRGDVTGARGFADRCAELFAEIGDRWGQLQAIFAHGTLASLSGDYVRSEAVHTEGLAIAEELELWPEVSYQLSWLGRNALLRKDYAGARQFHQRARAVGQEHGFTPGAMYALTGLALGARREGELDLAERHLRTLLAWNRQVDFEPGNSLIVAELGFVAELRGDAEEALRRQREGFEIARRFGDPRAIALALEGLAGARGLAGEHREAARLLGSAAAVRAGIGAPLPAAERGDVDRIAERVRAALGAEAFAAEFRSGGAAKVPAIERIPEASGP from the coding sequence ATGTCGTCCCTCCAGTTCGTCGATCTGCCGATCACGCTGCCGGGGCGCGCGCACGGTTCGCTGCGGGTCCGCGCACGGGACGGTTACGGTGGATTCGTGCGATTCGGCATCCTGGGGCCATTGGCCGTGTTCAGCGGGGACGGCCAGCCGGTGCGGGTGCCCGAGGCGAAGGTCCGGACCCTGCTGGCCGACTTGCTCGTGCACGAGGGCCGTCCGGTCTCCGCGGACCGGCTGGCCGACGACCTGTGGGGCGAGCGGCTGCCCGGCAACCCGGTCAACACGCTGCAGACGAAGGTCTCCCAGCTGCGGCGCGCGCTGGAACGCGCCGAGCCGGGGAGCGGGGCGCTGGTGGCGCATCAAGCGCCCGGCTACGTCCTGAGAGCCGCGCCCGACGACGTCGACGCGACACGGTTCCGCGCGTTGACGGTGCGGGCGGAGACGGCGGATCCGCGGTTGAAGGCCGCATTGCTCACAGATGCGCTCGCGCTGTGGCGTGGCCCGGCGCTCGCCGAGTTCGCCGACGAGCCATTCGCGCAGCCGGTGATCCAGCGACTCGAAGAAGACCGGCTCGTCGCGCGGGAGAACCTCGCGGAGGCGCGGCTCGCGCTCGGCGAACACGCCGCGTTGACCGCGGAACTCGCCGACCTGGTGCAGCAGCACCCGTTGCGGGAGGGGCTGCGGGCGCTGCAGTTGCGCGCGCTGTACGCGGCGGGACGGCAGAGCGAAGCGCTGGCGTCCTACGAAGAACTGCGCCGTCGGCTCGGCGACGAGCTGGGGCTCGACCCTGGCCCGGAGCTCACCGCGCTGCACCGGTCGATCCTGGCGCAGGATCCGGCGCTGGCCGCGCCAGCGGCAGGGGCGCAGCTTCCGGTGCCGCTCACCGAGCTGGTCGGGCGCACCACGGCGGTCCGGTCGGTCCGCGCGCTCGTCGGCGAGTCCCGCCTGGTGACGCTCACCGGGCCCGGCGGTGTCGGCAAGACCCGGCTCGCGCTGGAGACCGCGCACCAGCTGGACGGCGAGTTTGCCGCCGGGGCGTGGCTGGTCGAGCTGACCGGCATGGACCGGAACGACTGCGCGCTGAACCAATGCCCGCCGCTCGACTGGGTGGCCGAAGCGGTCGCCGCGACGCTCGGCGTCTGGGACGGCGGCTCGGCGGATCCGGTCGAACGGCTGGCGGAATCGCTGCGCGGCAAAGAGATCCTCGTGGTGCTGGACAACTGCGAGCAGCTGATCGAGCCGGTCGCCGACTTGGTCGCAAGGCTGCTGCGGGCAGCTCCTGGACTGCGTGTGCTGGCCACCAGCCGGGAGCCGCTCGGGCTGGCCGGCGAGACGCAGTTCCCGGTGCCGCCGCTGGACCACGACAGCGCGGCACAGCTGTTCGCCGCTCGGGTCGCCGACACCGGGGCCACCGTGGACAGTGCGGACGACGACGCGGTCGCGGAGATCTGTCGGAAGCTGGACGGGCTGCCGCTGGCGCTCGAACTCGCCGCGACCAGGGTGCGCGCGCTGGGCGTCCCGGAGCTTCTGCGGCGCCTGGACGACCGGTTCCGGCTCCTCGATATCACCCGGCGCGGCGTGCCTGCTCGGCAGCAGACGTTGCGCGCGATGATCGACTGGAGCTGGGAGCTGTTGACCGAGCCGGAACGCCTGGTCCTGCAACGGCTGTCCGTGCACACCGAAGACTGCGCGCTGGACGCGGCCGAAGCGGTGTGCGCCGGCGATGGCGTCGAAGAGCTCGAAGTGCTGGGGCTGCTGGCGAAGCTGGTGGACCGTTCGCTCGTGGTGCCCGCTCCCGGGCCGCGCTATCGGTTGCTGGAATCGGTAGCCGTCTACGGGTTGGAGCGGCTTCGCGAGGCGGGTGAGGCCGAGCGGGTGCGCCGTCGCCACGCGGAGTACTACGTCGAGCTCGCCGGACGGGCGGACCCGCAGCTGCGCGGACGCGACCAACGCCACTGGCTGCAGCGGTTCGACGCCGACACGCCGAATCTCCGTGCCGCCGCGGAGAATCTGGCTGGTTGGCGGAATGTCGACGACGCTCTGCGGCTGGCGAACCGGACGGCCTGGTACCGGTTCCTGCGCGGCCGGATGGCCGAGGCGATGCGCTCGCTGCGGGTCGCGCTCAGCCTGCCGGGCGGTGATCCCGCGCTGCGGATCGAAGCGGAGGCGACGCTGTCGGCGTTCGGCATCCTGGCCGGCGACCGGCCCGACTGGCGGCCGGTGGCCGAACAGCCGATGAGTGCCCGGGCCAAATGGTTAATCGGGTACGCACTGTCGACTGTGGCCGACCTGGCCGGTGCCGAGCCGTTGACCGTGGCGGCGCTCGCCGCCTTCGAAGCCGCCGACGATCGCTGGGGGATCGCGGTGGCCGCCGCGGACCGGGCGAGTCAGGTGCTGTCTCGCGGCGACGTCACCGGCGCCCGGGGGTTCGCCGACCGCTGCGCGGAGCTGTTCGCCGAGATCGGCGACAGATGGGGCCAGCTGCAGGCGATTTTCGCGCACGGCACTCTGGCGTCGCTCTCCGGCGACTACGTGCGGTCGGAGGCGGTGCACACGGAAGGGCTGGCGATCGCCGAAGAGCTGGAGCTGTGGCCGGAGGTCTCCTACCAGCTGTCCTGGCTAGGGCGGAATGCCTTGCTGCGCAAGGACTACGCCGGAGCGCGGCAGTTCCATCAGCGGGCCCGGGCGGTCGGCCAGGAGCACGGGTTCACGCCGGGCGCGATGTACGCGCTGACCGGTCTGGCGCTGGGTGCACGGCGCGAGGGAGAGCTCGATCTGGCCGAGCGACACCTGCGGACCCTGCTGGCGTGGAACCGGCAGGTCGATTTCGAACCGGGAAACTCGTTGATCGTCGCGGAACTCGGATTCGTCGCCGAGTTGCGCGGGGACGCCGAGGAAGCGTTGCGGCGGCAGCGGGAAGGGTTCGAGATCGCCCGCCGGTTCGGGGATCCGAGGGCGATCGCGCTGGCCTTGGAGGGGCTGGCCGGAGCGCGGGGACTGGCCGGCGAGCACCGGGAGGCGGCGCGGCTGCTGGGGTCGGCGGCCGCGGTGCGGGCCGGGATCGGAGCGCCGCTGCCGGCCGCGGAGCGGGGCGATGTGGACCGGATCGCCGAACGGGTCCGGGCGGCGCTCGGGGCGGAGGCGTTTGCGGCGGAGTTCCGGTCCGGAGGAGCGGCGAAAGTTCCGGCGATTGAACGTATTCCCGAGGCGAGCGGTCCGTGA
- a CDS encoding NAD(P)-dependent oxidoreductase has product MNVTMIGLGPMGQAMVRCYLAAGHEVTVWNRTASRADALVAEGAKRAETAADALAANELVILSLTDYQAMYDILAPIDDALRGKVVVNLSSDTPERTRVAAEWLASRGAEMIAGGVMVPAPVVGTEGSFVFYSGQRATFDRVEPTLRVLGRPDYRGTDLGLAQLYYQALLDLFLTTLSAFLHSAALVGTAGVPAATLVPYASQLLALTQSMLDEAAANADGGSHPGDQANAKMMGATADHIFAASRDAGIDTSLPAAVKAHYDRVIAAGHGQESWTSLIEVLRGQA; this is encoded by the coding sequence ATGAACGTGACGATGATCGGCCTCGGCCCGATGGGCCAGGCGATGGTCCGGTGCTACCTGGCCGCCGGCCATGAGGTGACCGTGTGGAACCGCACCGCGAGCCGCGCCGACGCACTGGTCGCCGAAGGCGCGAAGCGCGCCGAGACCGCCGCCGACGCGCTGGCCGCGAACGAACTGGTAATCCTGAGCCTCACCGATTACCAGGCGATGTACGACATTTTGGCGCCGATCGACGACGCGCTGCGCGGCAAGGTCGTGGTGAACCTCAGCTCGGACACGCCGGAGCGCACCCGGGTCGCCGCCGAGTGGCTGGCCTCCCGCGGGGCGGAGATGATCGCCGGCGGCGTCATGGTGCCCGCACCAGTGGTCGGCACCGAAGGCTCGTTCGTCTTCTACAGCGGGCAGCGGGCGACCTTCGACCGGGTCGAGCCGACGCTTCGCGTGCTCGGCCGGCCGGACTACCGGGGAACGGACCTGGGCCTGGCACAGCTGTACTACCAGGCGCTGCTGGACCTGTTCCTCACGACGCTGTCGGCGTTCCTGCACTCCGCGGCCTTGGTCGGCACGGCTGGGGTGCCTGCGGCGACGCTGGTGCCGTATGCCAGCCAGCTGCTGGCGCTCACCCAGTCGATGCTGGACGAAGCCGCGGCGAACGCCGACGGCGGTAGCCACCCGGGCGACCAGGCGAACGCGAAGATGATGGGCGCGACGGCCGACCACATCTTCGCCGCGAGCCGCGACGCGGGCATCGACACTTCACTGCCGGCCGCCGTCAAAGCGCATTACGACCGGGTGATCGCCGCGGGACACGGGCAGGAAAGCTGGACCAGTCTGATCGAGGTGCTCCGCGGCCAGGCTTGA
- the helR gene encoding RNA polymerase recycling motor ATPase HelR, producing MSTQGYEAELRSEQEYVTALYARLDGERERAKTRYTAALKQNDGLPGERDVAVRALARENRRLSVADSGLCFGRLDARDGGRSYIGRIGLFDEDDEFKPVLLDWRAPASSAFYTATAASPENLRRRRQFHPKGRRVASFTDEVLGSGERSDADTDAALLAAVNAPRGEGMRDIVATIQAEQDRIIRLDHPGVLVIEGGPGTGKTVVALHRVAYLLYTQRERMERHGVLVVGPNPAFLDHIGRVLPSLGESDVVFATPGGLLPGRHATDEDEPEAARAKGSLGMVDVLKAAIADRQALPPEPVVLKLRDTAVRIDAETAEWARDEARQSGRPHNEARSVFVEIVTYVLTERAIARIGRGWLSRDEREAWEELRADLLAELKADPEFVRAIDALWPILTPESLLAPLYASPARLAAAGADPALHREQGDAWTLSDIPLLDELIDLLGKAPERAKQRENAAERAAEAEYAAGVLDILRLDREEQDEDIGLTAEHLLYDTDLADRFVETDTRDLAERAAADRDWTYRHVVVDEAQELSEMDWRVLMRRCPSRSFTVVGDLAQRRSEAGARDWGAMLDRYVPGRWVYRSMSVNYRTPAEIMAVAVTVLAEFAPAVEPPESVRACGVRPWSRKVSDDDLPGAVDEFVRAEAAREGTSVVIGPPDVPGAVAASDTKGLEYDAVLLVDPDRILDDGPRGAAELYVALTRSTQRLGVLHRGPLPEMLSGLEERA from the coding sequence GTGTCAACTCAGGGGTACGAAGCAGAACTGCGGTCCGAGCAGGAGTACGTGACCGCGCTCTACGCGCGGCTCGACGGAGAGCGCGAGCGGGCCAAGACCCGCTACACCGCTGCACTCAAGCAAAACGACGGGCTTCCGGGCGAGCGAGACGTAGCGGTGCGCGCGCTCGCCCGGGAGAACCGCCGGCTGTCCGTCGCGGATTCCGGGTTGTGTTTCGGGCGGCTGGACGCCCGCGACGGCGGCCGTTCCTACATCGGCCGGATCGGGCTTTTCGACGAGGACGACGAGTTCAAACCGGTCCTTCTCGACTGGCGCGCGCCCGCCAGCAGCGCGTTTTACACCGCGACCGCGGCTTCCCCGGAGAATCTGCGCCGCCGACGGCAATTCCACCCCAAGGGGCGACGGGTCGCCTCGTTCACCGACGAAGTCCTCGGCAGCGGCGAGCGATCCGACGCCGACACCGATGCCGCCCTGCTCGCCGCCGTCAACGCGCCCCGGGGCGAGGGGATGCGGGACATCGTCGCGACCATCCAGGCCGAGCAGGACCGGATCATCCGGCTCGACCATCCGGGCGTCCTGGTCATCGAGGGCGGCCCGGGCACCGGAAAAACCGTCGTCGCACTGCACCGCGTCGCTTATCTCCTCTACACCCAGCGCGAGCGGATGGAGCGGCACGGCGTGCTCGTCGTCGGGCCGAATCCGGCGTTCCTGGACCACATCGGCCGGGTGCTGCCGTCGCTCGGCGAGTCCGACGTGGTCTTCGCCACCCCGGGCGGTCTCCTGCCCGGACGGCACGCGACGGACGAGGACGAGCCGGAAGCCGCGCGGGCCAAGGGATCGCTGGGGATGGTGGACGTGCTCAAGGCGGCTATCGCGGACCGGCAGGCGCTGCCGCCCGAGCCAGTCGTCCTCAAGCTCCGCGACACCGCGGTGCGGATCGACGCGGAGACCGCCGAGTGGGCTCGCGACGAGGCGCGGCAGAGCGGGCGGCCGCACAACGAGGCGCGCTCCGTCTTCGTCGAGATCGTCACGTATGTGCTCACCGAGCGTGCGATCGCCCGCATCGGCCGCGGCTGGCTCAGCCGCGACGAACGCGAAGCATGGGAAGAACTCCGCGCCGACCTGCTCGCCGAACTCAAGGCCGATCCGGAGTTCGTCCGGGCGATAGACGCGCTCTGGCCGATCCTGACCCCGGAATCCCTGCTCGCTCCGCTCTACGCCTCCCCTGCCCGGCTCGCCGCGGCCGGCGCGGACCCGGCGCTGCACCGCGAGCAGGGCGACGCCTGGACGCTGTCGGACATCCCGCTCCTGGACGAGCTGATCGATCTGCTCGGCAAAGCACCGGAACGCGCCAAGCAGCGCGAAAACGCGGCGGAGCGCGCCGCCGAAGCCGAGTACGCGGCCGGGGTGCTGGACATCCTCCGGCTCGACCGCGAGGAGCAGGACGAGGACATCGGCCTCACCGCCGAGCATCTGCTCTACGACACCGACCTCGCCGACCGGTTCGTCGAAACCGACACCCGCGACCTCGCCGAGCGCGCCGCCGCGGACCGGGACTGGACTTACCGGCACGTCGTGGTGGACGAGGCGCAGGAACTGTCCGAAATGGACTGGCGGGTGCTGATGCGGCGCTGTCCGAGCCGGTCCTTCACGGTGGTCGGCGACCTGGCCCAGCGCCGGTCCGAGGCGGGCGCGCGGGACTGGGGCGCGATGCTGGACCGCTATGTCCCTGGTCGCTGGGTCTACCGGTCGATGTCGGTCAACTACCGCACCCCGGCGGAGATCATGGCTGTCGCGGTGACCGTGCTGGCCGAGTTCGCCCCTGCGGTGGAGCCGCCGGAATCGGTCCGGGCGTGCGGGGTCCGACCGTGGTCGCGGAAGGTCAGCGACGACGATCTGCCTGGCGCGGTCGACGAATTCGTCCGCGCGGAGGCCGCTCGCGAAGGCACCAGCGTGGTGATCGGGCCGCCGGACGTGCCGGGCGCGGTGGCCGCGTCGGACACCAAGGGCCTGGAGTACGACGCGGTGCTGCTCGTGGACCCGGACCGGATCCTCGATGACGGCCCGCGCGGCGCGGCCGAGCTGTACGTCGCGCTCACCCGGTCGACGCAGCGGCTCGGGGTGCTGCACCGGGGACCGTTGCCGGAGATGCTGAGCGGGTTGGAGGAGCGGGCGTAA
- a CDS encoding ABC transporter substrate-binding protein, translating into MTTRAWRSAMALCAGAAMLVAAGCSTKGNTSSSGSGSGSVKAGTGVTDSTITLGVLTDLSGVFAVLGKTVTQGAQLYFNDVNAQGGICGRQVKLSIQDHGYNVQRAVGAYAGMKDQVLGMEQLLGSPVNAALKQNVESDKMFTIPVSWASTILDNPNNMIVGTTYDLEMINGIDWLMRNKGLAKGDAIGHIYIQGEYGEDGLLGSKYAADKLGLTVIPEQITATATDMSSQVAALKNKGVKAILVTTTPTQTASVVGVDASTGLNVPVMGNNPTFVPQLMDTAAGPALASLFYLAASWEPYSGTSAGATKLRQEYSKAYPNEVPNGGADWGYGAAAAYTTVLKKACDNKDLTRDGLQKAFRQTTSVDTGGLLPSLDYSKPGDPPTREANIAQADKGSQGGLKVIAPLAASDVAKSYVAPEHGKGG; encoded by the coding sequence ATGACGACTAGGGCATGGCGTTCGGCGATGGCGTTGTGCGCCGGCGCGGCGATGCTCGTCGCGGCGGGGTGCAGCACCAAGGGGAACACCAGCAGCAGCGGCAGCGGTTCCGGCTCGGTCAAGGCCGGTACCGGGGTCACCGACAGCACGATCACCCTCGGCGTGCTCACCGACCTCTCCGGCGTGTTCGCGGTGCTCGGCAAGACCGTGACCCAGGGCGCGCAGCTGTACTTCAACGATGTCAACGCGCAGGGCGGGATCTGCGGCCGCCAGGTCAAGCTGAGCATCCAGGACCACGGGTACAACGTGCAGCGCGCGGTCGGCGCCTATGCCGGGATGAAAGACCAGGTCCTCGGCATGGAACAGCTGCTCGGGTCGCCGGTCAACGCGGCTTTGAAGCAGAACGTCGAATCCGACAAGATGTTCACCATTCCGGTGTCCTGGGCGTCGACCATCCTGGACAACCCGAACAACATGATCGTCGGCACCACCTACGACCTCGAGATGATCAACGGCATCGACTGGCTGATGCGCAACAAAGGCCTGGCGAAGGGCGACGCCATCGGCCACATCTACATCCAGGGCGAGTACGGCGAGGACGGGCTGCTGGGCAGCAAGTACGCCGCCGACAAACTCGGCCTGACGGTGATCCCGGAGCAGATCACCGCGACCGCGACGGACATGAGCAGCCAGGTCGCCGCGCTGAAGAACAAGGGCGTGAAGGCCATCCTGGTGACCACGACGCCGACGCAGACCGCGTCCGTGGTCGGCGTGGACGCCTCGACCGGGCTCAATGTGCCGGTCATGGGCAACAACCCGACCTTCGTCCCGCAGCTGATGGACACCGCCGCCGGGCCCGCCCTGGCCAGCCTGTTCTACCTCGCCGCGTCGTGGGAGCCCTACTCCGGCACCAGCGCCGGGGCGACGAAGCTGCGCCAGGAGTACTCCAAGGCTTACCCGAACGAAGTCCCGAACGGCGGTGCCGACTGGGGCTACGGAGCCGCGGCGGCATACACCACGGTTCTCAAGAAAGCCTGTGACAACAAGGATCTCACCCGCGACGGTCTGCAGAAGGCATTCCGGCAGACCACCAGCGTCGACACCGGCGGGCTGCTGCCTTCGCTCGACTACAGCAAACCCGGCGATCCGCCGACCCGCGAGGCGAACATCGCGCAAGCCGACAAGGGCAGCCAGGGCGGGCTGAAAGTGATCGCCCCGCTGGCGGCCAGCGACGTCGCGAAGAGCTACGTGGCCCCGGAACACGGCAAGGGCGGCTGA
- a CDS encoding NAD(P)-dependent oxidoreductase, producing MNTVAVLGLGDMGSALARALLSAGHAVTVWNRSAAKAEPLADLGATVAGSAAEAIATSELAVACLLDYASVREVLGTASLSGRTVVNLTNGTPRQARELAEWVAARGGKFLDGGIMAVPPMIGKPGAFVFYSGPRDVFDAHRDAFAAFGGINYAGEDPGLAALHDLALLSGMYGLFVGVLQAYALIRSEGLSAVEFAPLLSGWIAAMAGFTEQTAVEVDRGDYSQGVVSNLAMQAAAFDNLPAAAADQGVSAELIAPLHRLLVRGVADGRGAQNLSSVIELLKK from the coding sequence ATGAACACGGTAGCCGTGCTGGGGCTCGGCGACATGGGCAGCGCGCTTGCCCGCGCACTGCTGTCAGCGGGACACGCGGTAACGGTCTGGAACCGCTCAGCGGCGAAGGCAGAGCCGCTCGCGGACCTGGGCGCGACGGTCGCGGGATCAGCCGCCGAAGCGATAGCGACGAGCGAACTCGCCGTCGCCTGTCTGCTGGACTACGCGTCGGTCCGCGAGGTGCTCGGCACCGCGTCGCTGTCCGGCCGGACAGTGGTGAACCTGACCAACGGCACTCCCCGGCAGGCCCGTGAACTGGCCGAATGGGTCGCCGCGCGAGGCGGGAAGTTCCTCGACGGCGGGATCATGGCAGTGCCGCCGATGATCGGTAAGCCGGGCGCGTTCGTGTTCTACAGCGGGCCTCGCGACGTGTTCGACGCGCACCGCGACGCATTCGCCGCGTTCGGCGGCATCAACTACGCCGGAGAGGACCCCGGGCTGGCCGCACTGCACGACCTGGCGCTGCTCTCTGGGATGTACGGCTTGTTCGTCGGCGTATTGCAGGCATATGCGCTGATCCGCAGCGAAGGACTCTCCGCGGTCGAGTTCGCGCCGCTGCTGTCCGGCTGGATCGCCGCGATGGCCGGATTCACCGAACAGACCGCCGTCGAAGTCGACCGGGGCGACTACTCCCAGGGTGTCGTGTCGAACCTGGCGATGCAGGCAGCCGCCTTCGACAACTTGCCCGCCGCAGCGGCCGATCAAGGCGTGAGCGCTGAACTGATCGCCCCGCTGCACCGGCTGCTGGTGCGCGGCGTCGCCGACGGACGCGGCGCGCAAAACCTGAGCAGTGTCATCGAATTGCTGAAGAAGTAA
- a CDS encoding Lrp/AsnC family transcriptional regulator, translating to MPALLDSLDRRIAGALQADGRAPWRRIAEVLDAPERTVARRGTQLLRTGVVTVIAVSPHGVPLLLRGTCQAGLGRPAATALAVRPETSFCYLSTGPRELVAEVFCDRARLPTFMFDEMAGIPGVQDLTADTVTRYYRTVHEWQPDLLTSAETAALAPFPQPTPQPRRTEGAVFSSEERAIVRALREDGRRTHDELARAAGTSESTVRRRLDALRREERVFIRAVVEPAVLGLPVEALLWIRCRPHRVDGLGRALLSSPFVRYAAAMTGEYQLVADVTLPDIAALHDFVGSSQWSRLADSVHTGVLLKALKRSGVLAPELRS from the coding sequence ATGCCCGCACTCCTGGACTCGCTCGACCGGCGAATCGCCGGGGCGCTGCAAGCCGACGGCCGTGCGCCCTGGCGGCGGATCGCCGAGGTGCTGGACGCGCCGGAGCGCACAGTGGCGCGTCGCGGCACGCAGCTGCTGCGCACCGGCGTCGTGACGGTTATCGCCGTTTCGCCGCACGGAGTGCCGCTGTTGCTCCGCGGAACCTGCCAGGCCGGGCTCGGCCGTCCCGCCGCGACGGCGCTCGCCGTACGGCCGGAGACCAGCTTCTGTTACCTGAGCACGGGACCGCGCGAGCTGGTCGCCGAGGTTTTCTGCGACCGCGCACGGCTGCCGACGTTCATGTTCGACGAGATGGCCGGAATCCCCGGTGTCCAGGATCTGACGGCTGATACTGTCACCCGCTACTACCGCACGGTCCACGAATGGCAGCCGGACCTGCTGACGTCCGCTGAGACGGCGGCTCTCGCCCCGTTCCCGCAGCCGACGCCGCAACCCCGGCGTACCGAGGGCGCCGTGTTCAGCAGCGAGGAACGCGCCATCGTGCGCGCACTGCGCGAGGACGGCCGGCGGACCCACGACGAGCTGGCCCGCGCCGCCGGCACCTCGGAGTCCACCGTCCGCCGCCGGCTGGACGCGTTGCGGCGGGAGGAAAGGGTGTTCATCCGGGCGGTGGTGGAGCCCGCCGTTCTCGGACTGCCGGTGGAGGCGCTGCTGTGGATCCGCTGCCGCCCGCACCGCGTCGACGGGCTCGGGCGCGCACTGCTGAGCTCGCCGTTCGTGCGGTACGCGGCGGCGATGACGGGCGAGTACCAGCTGGTGGCTGACGTGACCTTGCCCGACATCGCCGCGTTGCACGATTTCGTCGGCAGCTCGCAGTGGTCCCGGCTGGCCGACTCGGTGCACACCGGGGTGCTGCTGAAAGCGTTGAAGCGCAGCGGCGTCCTCGCTCCCGAGCTGCGCTCCTGA
- a CDS encoding amidase produces MPVSAEEICYLPARRLAHRLRAGELSAREVVQAHLDRIEQVNPQVNAIVTVTAERALAEAAAADERLARGEAVGPLHGIPVAHKETHDVAGVRTTYGSPLFADHVPDTDTLVVERIRSAGAIMLGKTNAPEFGAGSHTFNPVFGPTRNPYRRDLSAGGSSGGAAAALAAGLQPLAEGSDMGGSLRNPASFCNVVGLRPSPGRVPAWPAPLPWDGLGVQGPMGRTVADVGLLLSVIAGYDERNPIALDQPAEQFAGPLDADLAGLRVAWAPDLGGLPVDPAVTAVLEPAVEVFAGLGCRVEPACPDLKVADEVFRALRGWLFHAGLSDLLDAHPGRMKQTLADNIAYGATLSGADVATAQTRQMQLMTGMREFFGRYDLLLAPVSQVPPFPVGWEYPETVAGQPMHDYLEWMRSAYTISATGCPAMSVPAGFTTDGRPVGLQIIAPLRGELGLLRAAHAFEQATRYGERRPVF; encoded by the coding sequence ATGCCTGTGAGCGCCGAAGAGATCTGCTACCTGCCCGCCCGTCGGCTGGCTCATCGGCTGCGCGCCGGCGAGCTGTCCGCGCGCGAGGTAGTCCAGGCCCACCTGGACCGGATCGAGCAAGTCAACCCGCAGGTCAACGCCATCGTCACGGTGACCGCCGAGCGCGCCCTCGCCGAAGCCGCGGCAGCCGACGAGCGGCTGGCCCGCGGCGAGGCGGTCGGGCCGCTGCACGGGATCCCGGTGGCGCACAAGGAGACCCACGACGTCGCCGGCGTGCGCACCACGTACGGGTCCCCCCTTTTCGCCGACCACGTGCCGGACACCGACACCCTCGTCGTCGAACGGATCCGTTCGGCCGGTGCGATCATGCTCGGCAAGACGAACGCCCCCGAGTTCGGCGCCGGTTCGCACACGTTCAACCCGGTCTTCGGCCCCACTCGCAACCCGTACCGCCGCGATCTGTCCGCGGGCGGCAGCAGCGGCGGTGCCGCCGCGGCTCTCGCCGCTGGCCTGCAGCCACTCGCCGAAGGGAGCGACATGGGCGGCTCGCTGCGCAACCCGGCGTCGTTCTGCAACGTCGTCGGCCTGCGCCCGTCCCCGGGCCGAGTGCCGGCCTGGCCGGCACCGCTGCCGTGGGACGGTCTCGGCGTGCAAGGCCCGATGGGCCGGACGGTCGCCGACGTCGGACTCCTGCTGTCGGTGATCGCCGGTTACGACGAGCGCAACCCGATCGCGCTCGACCAGCCCGCCGAGCAGTTCGCCGGACCGCTCGACGCCGACCTCGCCGGCCTCCGCGTGGCGTGGGCGCCGGACCTAGGCGGGCTGCCCGTCGACCCGGCGGTCACCGCGGTGCTGGAGCCCGCGGTCGAGGTCTTCGCCGGCCTCGGCTGCCGCGTCGAGCCCGCGTGCCCGGATCTGAAGGTCGCCGACGAGGTGTTCCGGGCGTTGCGCGGATGGCTCTTCCACGCCGGTCTCAGCGACCTGCTGGACGCGCATCCGGGCCGGATGAAGCAGACGCTGGCGGACAACATCGCCTACGGCGCGACCCTTTCCGGCGCCGACGTCGCGACCGCCCAGACCCGGCAAATGCAGCTGATGACCGGGATGCGGGAGTTCTTCGGCCGGTACGACCTGCTGCTGGCGCCGGTCAGCCAGGTGCCGCCTTTCCCGGTGGGGTGGGAGTACCCGGAGACCGTCGCCGGACAGCCGATGCACGACTATCTGGAGTGGATGCGCTCGGCGTACACGATCTCGGCGACCGGCTGCCCGGCGATGTCCGTACCCGCCGGGTTCACCACCGACGGCCGCCCGGTAGGGCTGCAGATCATCGCGCCGCTGCGGGGCGAACTCGGGCTGCTGCGCGCGGCGCACGCGTTCGAGCAGGCGACCCGGTACGGCGAGCGGCGGCCGGTCTTCTGA